One part of the Parambassis ranga chromosome 8, fParRan2.1, whole genome shotgun sequence genome encodes these proteins:
- the LOC114439952 gene encoding myosin heavy chain, fast skeletal muscle-like — MSTDAEMEQYGPAAIYLRKPEKERIEAQTAPFDAKTAYFVADTDEMYLKGKLTKREGGKATVETLTGKTLTVKEDDIHPMNPPKFDKIEDMAMMTHLNEPAVLYNLKERFASWMIYTYSGLFCVVVNPYKWLPVYDSQVVGAYRGKKRVEAPPHIFSISDNAYQFMLTDRENQSILITGESGAGKTVNTKRVIQYFATIAVAGAKKADSGKIQGSLEDQIIAANPLLEAYGNAKTVRNDNSSRFGKFIRIHFGTSGKLASADIETYLLEKSRVTFQLSAERSYHIFYQLMTGHKPELLEALLITTNPYDYPMISQGEITVKSINDVEEFIATDTAIDILGFTGDEKVAIYKLTGAVVHHGNMKFKQKQREEQGEPDGTEEADKIAYLMGLNSADMLKALCYPRVKVGNEFVTKGQTVPQVNNAVSALCKSVYEKMFLWMVVRINEMLDTKQPRSFFIGVLDIAGFEIFDFNSLEQLCINFTNEKLQQFFNHHMFVLEQEEYKKEGIDWEFIDFGMDLAACIELIEKPMGIFSILEEECMFPKATDTSFKNKLHDQHLGKTKAFEKPKPGKGKAEAHFSLVHYAGTVDYNISGWLDKNKDPLNDSVVQLYQKSSNKLLAMLYATHASAEEAGGGGGKKGGKKKGGSFQTVSALFRENLGKLMTNLRSTHPHFVRCLIPNESKTPGLMENFLVIHQLRCNGVLEGIRICRKGFPSRILYGDFKQRYKVLNASVIPEGQFIDNKKASEKLLGSIDVDHTQYKFGHTKVFFKAGLLGTLEEMRDDKLATLVTMTQALCRGYLMRREFVKMMERRDAIFTIQYNIRSFMNVKNWPWMHLYFKIKPLLKSAETEKELAEMKENYEKMKKDLATALAKKKELEEKMVTLLQEKNDLQLQVASESENLSDAEERCEGLIKSKIQLEAKLKETTERLEDEEEINAELTAKKRKLEDECSELKKDIDDLELTLAKVEKEKHATENKVKNLTEEMASQDESIAKLTKEKKALQEAHQQTLDDLQAEEDKVNTLSKAKTKLEQQVDDLEGSLEQEKKLRMDLERAKRKLEGDLKLAQESIMDLENDKQQSDEKTKKKDFEISQLLSKIEDEQSLGAQLQKKIKELQARIEELEEEIEAERAARAKVEKQRADLSRELEEISERLEEAGGATAAQIEMNKKREAEFQKLRRDLEEATLQHEATAAALRKKQADSVAELGEQIDNLQRVKQKLEKEKSEYKMEIDDLSSNMEAVAKAKANLEKMCRTLEDQLSEIKSKNDENVRQLNDMSAQRARLQTENGEFSRQTEEKEALISQLTRGKQAYTQQIEELKRQIEEEVKAKNALAHAVQSARHDCDLLREQFEEEQEAKAELQRGMSKANSEVAQWRTKYETDAIQRTEELEEAKKKLAQRLQDAEESIEAVNSKCASLEKTKQRLQGEVEDLMIDVERANALAANLDKKQRNFDKVLAEWKQKYEESQAELEGAQKEARSLSTELFKMKNSYEEALDHLETMKRENKNLQQEISDLTEQIGETGKSIHELEKAKKAVESEKAEIQTALEEAEGTLEHEESKILRVQLELNQIKGEVDRKLAEKDEEMEQIKRNSQRVIDSMQSTLDAEVRSRNDALRVKKKMEGDLNEMEIQLSHANRQAAEAQKQLRNVQGQLKDAQLHLDDAVRGQEDMKEQVAMVERRNGLMVAEIEELRAALEQTERGRKMAEQELVDASERVGLLHSQNTSLLNTKKKLEADLVQIQGEVDDAVQEARNAEEKAKKAITDAAMMAEELKKEQDTSAHLERMKKNLEVTVKDLQHRLDEAENLAMKGGKKQLQKLESRVRELETEVEAEQRRGADAVKGVRKYERRVKELTYQTEEDKKNVNRLQDLVDKLQLKVKAYKRQAEEAEEQANTHMSRLRKVQHELEEAQERADIAESQVNKLRAKSRDTGKGSDSAE, encoded by the exons ATGAGCACAGACGCGGAGATGGAGCAGTATGGCCCGGCAGCCATTTACCTCCGGAAGCCAGAAAAAGAGAGGATTGAGGCTCAGACTGCTCCTTTTGATGCCAAAACTGCCTACTTTGTGGCGGATACTGACGAGATGTATCTCAAGGGTAAACTAACAAAGAGGGAGGGTGGCAAAGCCACAGTGGAGACACTAACGGGAAAG ACTCTCACTGTCAAAGAGGATGACATTcatcccatgaaccctccaaaGTTCGATAAAATTGAGGACATGGCCATGATGACCCACCTCAATGAACCTGCTGTGCTGTACAACCTCAAAGAGCGTTTTGCATCATGGATGATCTAC ACCTACTCTGGCCTGTTCTGCGTTGTCGTGAACCCCTACAAGTGGCTACCTGTGTATGATTCTCAAGTTGTTGGAGCCTACCGAGGCAAGAAGAGGGTTGAAGCTCCACCCCACATCTTCTCCATCTCTGACAATGCCTATCAGTTCATGCTCACTG ATCGTGAGAACCAGTCTATCCTCATTAC CGGAGAATCCGGTGCCGGAAAGACTGTCAACACCAAGCGTGTCATCCAGTACTTTGCAACAATTGCAGTAGCTGGAGCTAAGAAAGCAGACTCTGGAAAAATACAG GGTTCACTGGAAGATCAAATCATTGCAGCCAACCCTCTGCTGGAGGCCTATGGAAATGCCAAGACTGTGAGGAATGACAACTCCTCTCGTTTT GGTAAATTCATCAGAATTCATTTTGGTACTTCTGGCAAGCTGGCCTCAGCTGATATTGAAACAT ATCTGCTGGAAAAGTCCCGTGTCACCTtccagctgtctgctgagaggAGCTACCATATTTTCTATCAGCTGATGACAGGCCACAAGCCTGAGCTCCTAG AGGCTCTTCTGATTACCACCAACCCCTATGACTACCCAATGATCAGTCAGGGtgaaatcactgtcaaaagCATCAATGATGTGGAAGAGTTCATTGCCACAGAT ACTGCTATTGACATCTTGGGCTTTACTGGTGACGAGAAGGTCGCCATCTATAAGCTGACTGGTGCTGTGGTGCATCATGGCAACATGAAATTCAAGCAGAAGCAGCGTGAGGAGCAGGGTGAACCTGATGGCACTGAGG AGGCTGATAAAATCGCCTACCTCATGGGCCTGAACTCAGCTGATATGCTGAAAGCTCTATGCTACCCAAGAGTCAAGGTCGGAAATGAGTTTGTTACCAAAGGTCAGACCGTCCCACAG GTCAACAATGCTGTGAGTGCTCTGTGTAAGTCCGTCTATGAGAAAATGTTCTTGTGGATGGTCGTCCGTATCAATGAGATGCTGGACACAAAGCAGCCAAGATCCTTCTTCATTGGAGTGTTGGATATCGCTGGATTTGAGATCTTTGAT TTTAACAGCTTGGAGCAGCTCTGCATCAACTTCACCAATGAAAAACTGCAACAGTTCTTCAACCACCACATGTTTGTCCTGGAGCAAGAGGAGTACAAGAAAGAAGGCATTGACTGGGAGTTCATTGACTTCGGTATGGACTTGGCTGCCTGCATTGAGCTTATTGAGAAG CCAATGGGCATCTTCTCCATCCTTGAAGAGGAGTGCATGTTCCCCAAGGCCACAGACACTTCTTTCAAGAACAAGCTGCACGATCAGCATCTTGGCAAGACCAAAGCCTTTGAAAAGCCAAAGCCTGGAAAGGGCAAGGCTGAGGCTCACTTCTCTCTGGTTCACTATGCTGGTACAGTGGACTACAATATCAGTGGCTGGCTGGACAAGAACAAGGACCCCCTGAATGACTCAGTTGTTCAGCTGTATCAAAAATCTTCCAACAAACTGCTGGCCATGCTGTATGCAACCCATGCCTCAGCTGAGG AGGctggtggcggcggcggcaaGAAGGGTGGTAAGAAGAAGGGTGGCTCCTTCCAGACTGTATCTGCTCTTTTCAGA GAGAACTTGGGCAAACTGATGACCAACTTGAGGAGCACTCATCCTCACTTTGTACGTTGCCTGATTCCAAATGAGTCAAAGACCCCTG GTCTTATGGAAAACTTCCTGGTCATCCACCAGCTGAGGTGTAATGGTGTGCTGGAGGGTATCAGAATCTGCAGAAAGGGCTTTCCCAGCAGAATCCTCTATGGTGACTTCAAGCAGAG ATACAAAGTATTGAATGCCAGTGTCATCCCTGAGGGACAGTTCATTGACAACAAGAAAGCTTCAGAGAAGCTGCTGGGCTCCATTGATGTGGACCACACTCAGTAcaagtttggacacaccaag GTGTTCTTCAAAGCTGGTCTGCTGGGTACCCTTGAGGAGATGAGAGATGATAAACTGGCTACACTGGTGACCATGACTCAGGCTCTCTGCAGAGGATACCTTATGAGGAGGGAGTTTGTaaagatgatggagaggag AGATGCAATCTTCACCATCCAGTACAACATCCGTTCCTTCATGAACGTGAAGAACTGGCCATGGATGCATCTCTACTTTAAGATCAAGCCTCTTCTGAAGAGTGCTGAGACTGAGAAGGAATTGGCTGAGATGAAGGAGAACtatgaaaagatgaaaaaagacTTGGCTACTGCTTTGGCCAAGAAGAAGGAACTGGAGGAGAAGATGGTTACTCTGCTACAGGAGAAGAACGACCTGCAACTCCAAGTGGCATCA GAAAGTGAAAACCTTTCTGACGCTGAGGAAAGGTGTGAGGGGCTCATTAAAAGCAAGATCCAGCTCGAAGCCAAACTCAAAGAGACAACTGAGAGactggaggatgaagaggaaatcAATGCTGAGCTGACTGCCaagaagaggaagctggaggaTGAATGCTCTGAGCTAAAGAAGGACATTGATGACTTGGAGCTTACCTTGGCTAAAGTGGAGAAGGAGAAACATGCCACAGAGAACAAG GTGAAAAATCTGACAGAGGAGATGGCATCTCAGGATGAGTCCATTGCCAAGCTGACCAAGGAGAAGAAAGCCCTCCAAGAGGCCCACCAGCAAACACTGGATGATCtccaggcagaggaagacaaagtCAACACTCTGAGCAAAGCCAAGACAAAGCTGGAACAGCAAGTCGACGAT CTTGAGGGCTCActggagcaagaaaagaagctcCGTATGGACCTTGAGAGAGCCAAGAGGAAGCTTGAGGGAGATCTGAAACTGGCCCAAGAATCCATAATGGATCTGGAGAATGACAAGCAGCAATCTGACGAGAAAACCAAGAA GAAGGACTTTGAAATCAGCCAGCTGCTCAGCAAGATTGAGGATGAACAGTCCCTTGGTGCTCAACTTCAGAAGAAGATCAAGGAACTCCAG GCTCGTattgaggagctggaggaggagattgAGGCTGAAAGGGCTGCTCGGGCTAAGGTGGAGAAGCAGAGGGCTGACCTCTccagggagctggaggagatcaGTGAGAGGCTTGAAGAAGCTGGTGGAGCAACAGCCGCCCAGATTGAGATGAACAAGAAGCGTGAGGCCGAGTTCCAGAAGCTGCGTCGTGACCTGGAAGAAGCCACCCTGCAGCATGAAGctactgcagcagctctgcgcAAGAAGCAGGCTGACAGTGTTGCTGAGCTTGGAGAGCAGATCGACAACCTCCAACGTGTGAAGCAGaagctggagaaggagaagagcgAGTACAAAATGGAGATCGATGACCTCTCCAGCAACATGGAGGCTGTCGCCAAAGCAAAG GCCAACTTGGAGAAGATGTGCAGAACTCTAGAAGACCAGCTGAGTGAAATCAAGTCCAAAAATGATGAGAATGTTCGCCAGCTGAATGACATGAGTGCACAGAGGGCAAGACTGCAAACAGAGAATG GTGAGTTTTCGCGCCAAACTGAGGAGAAAGAAGCTCTAATTTCCCAGCTGACCAGAGGCAAACAGGCTTATACTCAGCAGATTGAGGAGCTCAAGAGACAAATTGAGGAGGAAGTGAAG GCCAAGAATGCCCTGGCCCATGCTGTTCAGTCAGCTCGCCATGACTGTGATCTGCTCAGAGAGCAgtttgaggaggagcaggaggccaaGGCTGAGCTGCAGCGAGGAATGTCCAAGGCAAACAGTGAGGTGGCTCAGTGGAGAACAAAATATGAGACCGATGCTATTCAGCGCActgaggagctggaagaagccAA GAAAAAGCTTGCCCAGCGCCTGCAGGACGCTGAAGAATCCATTGAGGCTGTGAACTCCAAGTGTGCCTCTTTGGAGAAGACcaagcagaggctgcagggtgaggtGGAGGACCTCATGATTGATGTGGAGAGAGCTAATGCTCTGGCTGCCAACCTTGACAAGAAGCAGAGGAACTTTGATAAG GTCCTGGCAGAATGGAAACAGAAGTATGAGGAGAGCCAGGCAGAGCTGGAAGGAGCCCAAAAGGAGGCTCGCTCTCTCAGCACTGAGCTGTTCAAGATGAAGAATTCCTATGAGGAGGCTCTGGATCATCTGGAGACCATGAAGAGGGAGAACAAGAACCTGCAGC aGGAGATCTCAGATCTGACTGAACAGATTGGTGAGACTGGAAAGAGCATCCATGAGCTGGAGAAAGCCAAAAAGGCTGTCGAAAGTGAAAAGGCTGAAATTCAAACTGCACTGGAGGAAGCAGAG GGTACCCTGGAGCACGAGGAATCCAAGATTCTGCGTGTTCAGCTTGAGCTCAACCAGATCAAGGGTGAGGTTGACAGGAAGCTGGCTGAGAAGGACGAGGAGATGGAGCAGATCAAGAGGAACAGCCAGAGGGTGATTGACTCCATGCAGAGCACTCTTGATGCTGAGGTCAGGAGCAGGAACGATGCCCTGAGAGtcaagaagaagatggagggagaCCTGAATGAGATGGAGATTCAGCTGAGTCATGCCAACAGGCAGGCTGCTGAGGCCCAGAAACAACTGAGGAATGTCCAGGGACAGCTCAAG gaTGCCCAACTGCACCTTGATGatgctgtcagaggacaggaagACATGAAGGAGCAGGTTGCCATGGTGGAGCGCAGAAATGGCCTGATGGTAGCAGAGATTGAAGAGCTGAGAGCCGCTCtggagcagacagagagaggacgcAAAATGGCTGAGCAGGAGCTGGTTGATGCTAGTGAGCGTGTCGGACTGCTCCACTCTCAG aACACCAGTCTACTGAATACCAAGAAGAAGCTGGAGGCTGACCTTGTGCAGATTCAGGGTGAAGTGGATGATGCTGTTCAGGAAGCCAGAAATGCAGAGGAGAAAGCCAAAAAGGCTATCACTGAT GCTGCCATGATGgctgaggagctgaagaaggaaCAGGACACCAGTGCTCACctggagaggatgaagaagaaccTGGAGGTCACAGTTAAGGACCTGCAGCATCGTCTGGATGAGGCTGAGAACCTCGCCATGAAGGGTGGCAAGAAGCAGCTCCAGAAACTGGAGTCCAGG GTGCGCGAGCTGGAAACTGAAGTTGAAGCCGAGCAGAGACGTGGAGCTGATGCTGTCAAAGGGGTCCGCAAATATGAAAGGAGAGTGAAGGAGCTGACCTACCAG actgaggaggacaagaagaATGTGAACAGACTTCAAGATCTGGTGGACAAGCTACAGCTCAAAGTCAAGGCTTACAAGAGACAGGCTGAGGAGGCT GAGGAGCAAGCCAACACTCACATGAGCAGGCTGAGGAAGGTCCAGCATGAGCTGGAGGAAGCCCAGGAGCGTGCTGACATTGCTGAATCTCAGGTCAACAAGCTGAGGGCGAAGAGCCGTGATACTGGAAAG GGAAGTGACTCTGCTGAATAA